One Sulfitobacter sp. M39 genomic window, ATTCGCGTCGAAGGGCAAACACATGGTCGCCGTATCAAGTTCCTGCGGCTGGGGCTGCAGCGGTCACGTCTGCGTGTGCGGTGCCCGTGCCCTAGCCGCCAAAACCGGTGCGCCCGCTGCCTACCTTCCCAAAGCCGCCACGGGATGACGCCGTAGCGCGGGTCATCGGGGTTTTGCCCACGGTCGTCGCGGGGCGGGTGAATTGCGAGGTGCTGAGCTTGGCGGCCCCCTTGTTGCTGGAATAGGTGCTGGTGCGCGCCGCATTGGTGAACTTGCCATCCGCCGTCTTATACATCGGCTGGCTTGCGGCCATCCCCGACCGCCCGCCCAGCATGTTCCCGATCAGATAGCCCGCGAGCAACGGCATAAAGATACCGCCCGATCCGCCCTGTGTTTGCTGCGCCTCTGACCCGCAGGCCCCTTCGCCGTGTTGTTCTTCGCAGACATCCAGACTGTTGTAGCGCGGTGCGGATTCCACATGCAGTGTCTCCGCCTCGGCAAAGGAGGTTTCACAATCGGCGGCGGTGAATGTGCCCCCAAAGGACGCCTCGTTCTTGCAGCTTTGCACATCGGGAAAAGCCGCGGCATCAATCTTTTCGTCGCGGCAACCGGCCAGTGTAAAGGCGGTGGCCCCGATGATCGCGATGGCGACGCGTTTTGACCGTTTTGTCATGATGATCTGCTTTCTGCTGTGGTGCGGCGATTGGGCGACGATGCTAACCGGAATATGGCGCAATGTAATGGGGTTTGAAACGCGACAGATCCTGCGTGATCCTTGACCGGTCCTCTCGCAGGCAAATGCCCGCACAGGTCTGCCCGATGATCCACGCGCCGACCACGGGGCGCATCCCGTCGAACTGCGGCAAGGGCGCATAGGCCTGAAGGATACGCGGGTGTTCGGCATACTCCGTGTTGCTGGCGCTTTCGATGATCTGGCCGGATTTAACGATCTCGACCGAGGCCCCTTCGCGCGACAGGATCGGTTTGCGCACATGGGCCCGTGCAAGCCCTGCCCGCGCACGGTCAAAGGCATCCGCCGCACGCCCCGTGACAGAGCCGCGCCCCGCCATCGCCTCGCCCACATCCTGTTCAAAGAACGCAGGTAGCAGGTTCGGGTGATCCTCGAACATCTCCCACAACACGGGCAGCAGGCCCTTGTTGGACAGCAGCGCTTTCCATGCGGGTTCAAGGAACAGACAGCCGGAGCCTTCGATGTGGTCCGCGTAATCGTCGCGCAGCAGGTCTTCCCACGGGTAGAGTTTGAACAAGACGGCGATGCGGCGGTCCTCATCATCCAGAAACTGCCCGTCATCGCTCAGCGCGATTTTATCAAGGTCGCAATAATGCGCGCCCAACCCCGCCTCGCGCGCGGCCCAGCCCATAGCCTCTACCGTGCCGTAATCTTCGGGATTGCCCGCGACCGCGGTGAAATGCAGATCGCTATCGGTTTCGAACACGTCGGCGAAACGGGCGACAAGTGCCTCGTGGATGCCGTTGAACTGATCCGCCCCCTCGGGCAGGTTGCCTGCCTCTAGCTGATCTTCCAACCACTGCCACTGGAAGGCCGCCGATTCATAGAGCGAGGTCGGCGTATCGGCATTATACTCAAGCAGTTTGGCGGGCCCCTGCCCGTCATATGCCAGATCGAAGCGGCCATAAATCTCGGGATCGCCTTGCTTCCAGCTGTTCGCAATAAGGTCACGGTGCGCTTCGGGAATGGCAAGCTTTTCCAACAGCTCTTCGCTGGAAAGGATGTGATCCACCGCCTCGCGGCACATACCATGCAGCGCGGTCGCGGGGTCTTCGATGTCATTTTCAATCTGGTCAAGCGAGAACGCATAGACAGAGGTTTCGTCCCAATAGGGTTCCCCGTGCATGTCCGCGAAGGAAAAGCCGACCTCTTTGGCGTGGTCGCGCCAGTGGGGCCGTTCGGCTAGTTCTACTCTATGCATCCGGCCGAACCTTTCCCGCGAAAAACTACCGCGGGTTTAATCGCTTTGCCCCTGTGGTGCCAGAGCATATCCACCATTGCCCTACCCGCACCCGCATCAGTCACAAAAACGTCAGACATATCGCGGAACAACGGGCGGGCCCATTCGTTGAACGGTCTACGCGGTCTTTACTGCGGCGTCCCCGATGACGCCCTGATCGGTATAAGAAATGAATTGAAAGGCCCAAAAACATGAAAATTCTCATGGTACTCACCTCCCACGACAAGCTGGGCGACACTGGTAACAAAACCGGTTTCTGGCTCGAAGAGTTCGCGGCCCCCTATTACGTGTTCAAAGACGCTGGTGCAGAGATCACTTTGGCCTCGCCCAAAGGTGGACAGCCGCCGCTTGATCCGTCCAGCGATGCAGATGATGCGCAGACCGAACCTACCAAACGGTTCAAAAGCGATGACGCCGCACAGAAAGAGCTGGCCAATACCGAAGTGCTGTCGAGCGTTTCGGCCGACGGTTTCGACGCGATCTTCTACCCCGGCGGCCACGGCCCGCTGTGGGATCTGGCTGAAGACAAGGCCAGCATCAACCTGATCGAGAGCTTCGCCGCCAGCGACCGCCCCGTCGGGGCCGTCTGCCACGCGCCAGCGGTGTTCAAGCACACCAAAGGCACCGACGACAAACCGCTGGTATCGGGCAAAACCGTCACCGGTTTCACCAATACCGAGGAAGAGGCCGTGGGCCTGACCGATGTGGTCCCCTTTCTGGTCGAAGACATGCTCAAGACCAATGGTGGGACCTATAAGAAGGGTGACGACTGGGCATCCTTCGTGGTGACCGATGGCAAGCTTGTCACCGGCCAGAACCCCGCGTCTTCGGAAGAAGCCGCCCATAAGCTATTGTCGCTAATGTAAAAAAATCGCCTGCTGCGCGATGGTCGCGCGGCGGGCAGTTTTCTTTTCCGCGACACGTATAACAAGGATTGTAATCATGAATATTCTCGTCGCCGGCGCGACCGGCAAAACCGGTATCCGCGTCACTGAACAACTCCGCAAACAGGGCCACACGCCGATCGCCCTTGTTCGCGATTCCTCTGACACCAGTGCGCTTGCCTCTGACGTGGTACTGCGCAATGGGGACCTGACCAATCTGACCGCTGACGCCTGCGAAGGCTGCGATGCGGTGATCTTTGCCGCGGGCTCCGGCGGGTCCACGGGGCCAGAGATGACCGACAAGGTTGACCGCGATGGTGCCAAAGATCTGGTGGATATCGCCGCCAAGGCCGGTATCTCGCGCTTTGTGATGCTCAGCAGCGTCGGCGCGGACAACCCCGACCCAGACAGCGAGCTGGCACATTACCTGCAAGCCAAACACGACGCCGACGTGCATTTGCAAAACTCCGGCCTCGAATACGCCATCCTGCGCCCCGTGGCGCTGACGGATGACGCGGGCAACCGGAACATCATCTTTGGCGACAAGGTGGATGTCAAAGCCGAAGCCGCCCGTGGCGATGTTGCCGCCGCGTTGGTCGATGCCGTTGCCGACCCAGAGTGGGCGAACCAGGCTTTGCGCATGCAGTCCGCTTGATAGCGGGTTTGCGCCTGATACTGCGCGCGAGCAGGTTTCACCCGTTTGCATAAGCTATGCGCCATGCCGCCAGACCCCACCGGTCTGGCGGTTTTTCTATAAGTGACGCCGCGAAAGCGACATTTCGCGCCAAATTCGCTGCATTCGCCCCCTTGGCAACCCCGATTGCCTCGTCTATCAGGCGCCTTCCCGGTCGCAGCCTACCCGGGTAACAAAACAAGGGTTAAGAAATGAAAACGATTGTCATCTGCTCCGGCGGATTAGATTCTGTGTCGCTCGCTCATATGGTGGCGGCCAAACGCAAGTTGACGGGGCTGGTGTCTTTTGACTACGGCCAGCGCCACCGCAAGGAACTAGACTATGCCGCGCTCTGCGCCAAACGTCTGGATGTTCCCCATGACATCATCGACATGCGCGGGATCGGCGCGGCGCTGACCGGATCCGCGCTGACTGATGATGTGGATGTACCCGACGGGCATTACGCCGAAGAAACGATGCGGGTCACCGTTGTCCCCAACCGGAATGCGATCATGCTGACGGTCGCCTATGGCATTGCCGCCGCACGGGGGGATCAGGCGGTCGCAACCGCGGTGCATGGGGGCGATCACTTCATCTACCCCGACTGCCGCCCCGATTTCACCCAAGCGTTTGAGTTCATGCAATATATGGCGCTGGACGGTTATGCCGATGTATCGCTTTACACGCCGTTTGTGCACCGCTCAAAAGCGGATATCGTGACCGAAGGCCAGCGCCATAACACCCCCTTCGCCGAAACATGGTCTTGCTACAAAGGCGGCGAGCATCACTGCGGGCGCTGTGGCACCTGCGTCGAACGGCGCGAGGCTTTCGATCTGGCGGGGGTTGCCGACCCGACCCAATACGACGATCCCGATTTTTGGGCCGAAGCGATCAAGCGGAAGATCCTCGCCTGATGTATACAATCACCAAAGAGTTCCACTTTTCCGCCTCGCATCAGCTGTCGCATCTGCCAGACGGCCACCAATGCGCCCGCCTGCACGGGCATAACTATGTCGTGGTGGTCGAGCTTCGGGCGAAAGAGCTGAACGCCGACGGTTTTATTCGCGACTACGGAGAGCTGAAGCCGCTCAAGACCTATATAGACGAGACTTTCGATCACCGTCACCTCAACGACGTGCTGGATTTTGCCTCCACCGGCGAGAATATGGCGCGTCATCTCTATGAATGGTGCGCGCAGCACTGGCCCGAAACCACCGCCGTCAAGGTCAGCGAGACGCCAAAGACCTGGGCAGAGTACCGGCCATGAGCCAGCTGCGCATCGCCGAGGTATTCGGCCCCACGATACAGGGCGAAGGCGCGCTGATCGGTGAACCCACCGTCTTTGTGCGCACGGGCGGCTGTGACTATCGCTGCGCGTGGTGTGACAGTATGCACGCGGTCGACCCCGCATTCCGCCATGACTGGGCCAGCATGTCGACCGACGCGGTCTGGCAAGAGGTGCAGCGCCTGTCGGACAACACGCCGCTGACCGTATCCCTGTCAGGCGGCAACCCCGCCATTCAGGACTTCGCGCCCCTAATCCAATTGGGTCAGGCCGCCGGCTACCGTTTTGCCTGCGAGACGCAAGGCTCCATCGCGAAGCCGTGGTTCGGGCAGCTGGATTGCCTTGTGCTTAGCCCGAAACCACCATCCAGCGGCGAGACGGTGGATTGGGCCGCTTTCGACCGTTGCGTTGCGGCTGGCGAAACGGCAGCGCAAACGGTGATGAAGATCGTGATATTTGACGACGCGGATTACGATTGGGCCCGCGACGCCGCCACCCGCTACCCCCAACTGCCGCTTTATCTGCAACCCGGCAATGACGAGGTCGACCCCAGCGTCGCTGTCGATCCGCAGCTGCTGGCGGATAAGCTATTGTGGCTGGTGGATAAAACCATGGCAGATCGCTGGTTCACGCCGCGCCTGCTGCCGCAACTACACGTCTTGCTATGGGGCAACAAACGCGGGGTCTGACCCGCCACCGGAGGATTTATGGAAACGATTTACAGCGATTTGCAGCAGCTTGGCGGCAAGACAGAGCTTCCCGCCTCGCCCGAAGAAGCGATGCTCGAGAAAGTCGCGAACCCTCAGGCCGATGTCGATTATTGCGTGCGCTTCACGGCCCCCGAGTTCACCTCGCTTTGCCCGATGACCGGCCAGCCCGACTTTGCGCATCTGGTGATTGACTATGTGCCGGATCAGTATCTGGTCGAGTCCAAATCGCTTAAGCTCTACTTGGGCGCATTTCGCAACCACGGTGCCTTTCACGAGGATTGCACCGTCTCTATCGGCCGCCGTCTGGTAGAGCTGCTGTCGCCCCGCTGGCTGCGCATTGGCGGCTATTGGTATCCGCGCGGGGGTATCCCCATCGACGTGTTCTGGCAAACAGGCGAGACCCCCAAAAGCGTCTGGATTCCCGATCAAGGCGTGCCGCCCTATCGCGGACGCGGGTGAAGCGCTGGCGCGACGCAATTCTAAACCGCACAGAGCCGCGCAGCTCACAGCAATCTAAGCACTCAAGCCGTGTAGTACCCCGTGAATAGCCTGAACAAGGCATCTAAAGTGGCATTAATAGTTTAGTAACTACTGGCACCCTAGGATGTAGTCTACGCCAACTTTTCTTTTGTATAGAGATATAGGTGCTATATGGTCTTAGGGCTTTCGCGGGCGCTTTCGCGCGTGTCGTGCAAATTAGGTATTCACAGGTGGCGTGACAGCACGACCATGCCGCAAAAAGTCTGTACGAGGTGCCACTGTCGGCGACAGACCTACGTTTAAGATCAAAGTCTCTGCTTTATAATGCGCCTTGTTGAAGACCATATATAACGCTCCTGCCCCGCATATATTTTTTTTGCTGTGGGGACAGAAGTAAGCTCAGCACCGGGGCAGTGGCCTGCCCCGGTGAAGCATTTATCAGCCGTTGATCAGCACTTCGCCGAAGCTTTCGCGCAGATCACGTTTCAGCACCTTGCCGGTCGCGTTGCGCGGCAATGCGTCGGTAAAGACAACGCGGTCAGGGATCTGCCATTTGGCGATCTTATCTTCGAAGATCGACAGGATCTCTGCCTCGCTCGGGTCCTGGCCTTCGACTTTCACCGCGATCAAGATCGGGCGTTCGTCCCATTTCTCGTGACGGGCCCCGATGACGGCCGCATCCGCGATGTGCGGGTGACCGATCGCGATGTTTTCAAGCTCGACCGAGCTGATCCATTCGCCGCCCGACTTGATGATATCTTTTGACCGATCGCGGATCGTGACGTAGCCGTCGGGGTCCATTGTCGCCACATCGCCCGTGTCGAACCAACCGTCCTTGTTCAGCGTCTCGCTGCGGGTCTTGCGGAAATAGCTGTCAAGAATCCAGTAGCCTTTGGTGACCAGATCCCCCTGTGTCACGCCGTCATGCGCCACGGGATTGCCGTCGTCATCAAGGATTTCAAGATCCACACCAAAGACGGGACGACCCTGATTTTCGCGCAGCTTGTTTTGCGCGTCGGCAGGAAGCTTGGTGTGTTTGGCCAACAGCTGGTTGATACTGCCAACGGGCGACATCTCTGTCATGCCCCAGGCGTGAATCGTCTCTACCCCGTATTTCTCGCGGAAGGCGGTCATCATTGACGGCGGGCAGGCAGAGCCGCCAACGACCGTACGCTGCAGACTTTCCAGCTTGCTGCCGATCTTGTCCGCCTCGTTCAGCAGACCCAGCCAGATGGTTGGAACGCCAAGCGCCAGCGACACATCGTTGGTGTCGATCAATTTCACCAGCGACGGGCCATCCAGACCAGGGCCTGGCATTACCATTGCCGCGCCGACCATAGCGCAGGCATAGGGCGCGCCCCAGGCGTTGACGTGGAACATCGGCACAACGGGCAGCACCACATCCTTGGCCGTGATCGCGATACTGTCGGCCAGGTTGATCCCAAAGCTGTGCAACACGGTAGAACGGTGCGAATAGAGAACGCCCTTGGGGTTGCCCGTGGTGCCCGAGGTATAGCACAGGCTGGAGGCGGTGTTCTCGTCCAGATCCGGCCAGATGAACTCGGGGTCGCCGCTGGCAATCAGATCGTCATAGAACTTGATCCCGGGCAGTTGCGCGGCGGCTTCTTCATCAGTGCCTTCCATCAGAACGACATGCTCAAGATGTTCAAGCTTGTCCTGAATGCCTGCAATCAGCGGCACAAACGTCTTGTCGATGAACAGCACCTTATCTTCGGCGTGGTTCAGGATATAGACAAGCTGTTCGGGGAAGAGACGCGGGTTGATGGTGTGGCAGACGAAGCCGCCGCCCGATGCACCAAAGTAGATTTCAAGGTGACGGCGGTTGTTCCATGCGATGGTGCCGCAGCGCGCCTGCGGGTCCAGCCCCAGATTGGTCAGCGCAGAAGCCAGCGCTCGGGCGTTGCGCGCGACTTGACCCCAAGAGGTCTGCTCCAACCCGCCGGTGGTTTTGACAGAGACAATCTCTGTCTCGCCGTGAAAGCGTTGTGCGTGTTCGATCAAGCTCGAAATCAGCAGCGGTTTATTCATCATTTGGCCAAGCATGGCGCATCCTCCCAATTACTCGTTGGGTGCAAAATGGACAAATCACCCCAGTCTTGCAAGCGCCCTCATTGCTGCTTACGCAGGGTTCCATGACAGTTATTTATCACACGCCCCTTTCCCCCCGATCAGCAACGCGCCGCCGGTATGCCAACACCGCAACCGCTGGCCATGGCAGATCAGGTCCGCTTCTCTGATCTGGACACCAACAACCACGTCAATAACACCGTCTATTTCGAATGGTTCGAACGGCTGCGCATCCGCTATACGCAGTCATTGGTGGAGCGCGGGCTGATCGACAGCCCCGGCCCGCGCGTGGTGATCCGGTCAGGTTCGATACGCTATCTGCAAGAGATGCTGGAGCGCGAGAATTACATCGTGACCTGCCGCTGCACCAGCTTTCGCAACACCTCTTACGCTTTGGCGCAAGAGGTTTGGGTGGGCCGCGAGCTGCGCGCGACGTTCGAGTGTATTTTGGTGCTGCTGGAACCGGACGGCTCCGGTCGGTATCCCCTGCCCGAGCGTTTGAAACAATATTTTGAGCAGACTGAAAACGCCCGCCCCGAGGGGTAACCGCCGCGCGCACATGCACCCGAAAGGAACATACGATATGACAATCACCACCCGCCCGATGGACGCCGCGGATCGCAGCGCTTGGGAAACGCTCTTTGCCGGCTACGCCGCTTTCTACAAGGTCGATCAGACGCCGCAGATGCGTGAAACGGTCTTTGGCTGGCTGATGGACGCCGCTCACGGCAGCAATTGCATCGTGGCACAGGATGACAGCGGCGCACTTGTCGGGTTTACCCATTACCGTCCCTTTGTAAGCCAGCTGCGCGCGGCGACGAACTGTTTTCTGGATGATCTGTTTGTCAGCGCGCAGGCCCGCGGGACCGGGGCCGCACAGGCGCTGATCAAAGCGGTTGAGACGGTGGCGAAAGCCAATGGCTGGGGCACGCTGCGCTGGATCACGGCGGAGGATAACTATCGCGGACGTGGGGCCTACGACAAGCTGGCGACCCGCACGGGCTGGGTGACCTATGACATCGCGCTGAAGGGGTAAACTGCAGCCTTGCGTGTGAGGTTGGGGATGAGGGGCGCTGCCCCTCACACTCCCCGGAGTTTATCTGGCAAAATGAAGCCGTGATCCTAATCGGCGTGTTTGGCGATGAAGGCGACAAGGGCGGCGGTTGAGCCGTCTTTGTCGGTGGCAGGTGCCGCGCCTTCGACGATCGGCTGCAAAGATGTGGCGAGCTCCTTGCCCAGTTCCACACCCCATTGGTCGTAGGAATTGATGCCCAGAATGATCCCCTCCACAAAGACGCGATGTTCATACAGCGCGATGATCTGCCCCAGGGTGAACGGGTCGAGCAGAGGGTAGCTGAGCGTGGTCGAGGGGCGGTTGCCGGGGAAGACGCGGTGGCGCGCCTGACGGTCCAGCTCGGCACCGGTCAGCCCTTTTGCCGCCATCATCTCTGACGCTTCTTGCAAGGATCGCCCGCGCATCAAAGCTTCGGATTGCGCAAGGCAATTGGCGATCAGCAGCTTGTGGTGGTGTGTCAGATCCGGCTCGTGCCCATTGGCTGCGATCAGGAATTCGCAAGGAATGACGCGGGTGCCTTGGTGGATCAGCTGGTAGAACGCGTGCTGGCCATTGGTGCCCGCAGCGCCCCAGACGACGGGACCCGTATTATAGGGCGCGGTGGTGCCGTCCATCAGGGTCGACTTGCCGTTGGATTCCATTTCGAGCTGCTGAAGGTAATCGGGCAGTTGCCCCAACCGCTGGTCATAGGGCAGCACGGCGCGGGTGGCATAGCCGCAGATCTGATTGTGCCAGATGCCGACCAAGGCCAGCAGCATGGGCATGTTCTCGTGAGGGGCGGCAGCGCAGAAGTGACGGTCCATCGCCTGCCCCCCGCGCAAGAACGCATTGAAGGCGCGTGGGCCGATGGCGATCATCAGCGAGAGGCCGATGGGCCCCCAAACGGAGTAGCGCCCACCGACCCAGTCTTCGAAGCCAAAGACCTGATCCACATCGATACCGAAATCGCTGGTCTTGTCCTGCGCTGTGCTGAGCGCTGCAAACTGCTTCGCCGGATCGCCGCCATTCTCTGTCATCCACGCGCGTGCGGTACGGGCGTTGGTCATCGTCTCGATCGTGGTGAAGGTCTTGGAAGCGACGATCACCAGCGTGGTTTTCGCATCAAGCCCGCGGAGCGTGTCCGAGATATGTGCCCCGTCGACATTCGACACGAAGTGGCAACGCGGCCCGTCATGATAGGGCGAGAGCGCCTGCACCGCCATCGCGGGCCCCAGATCGGACCCGCCGATACCGATATTCACCACATCCGTGATGTCGCTGCTGCGGATCTGATCCGCGAAACGGCGCATCCGGTCGAGCGTATCATGGACGCCGGGCATCACATCCGCCCCATCCACCATCACCGCGCCCCCATCAAGGTTGCGCAGCGCGGTGTGCAGTACCGCGCGGTCTTCGGTCTCGTTTATCTTTTCGCCTGCGAACATCGCATCGCGGCGCGCCGGCACATCGGCGGCATCGATCAGTGCCAGCAGCGCATCCATCGTATCGCGGTCAAGATTGGTTTTGGAGAAATCGAACAACATGTCGCCGGTCTGCGCGCTGAATGTCCGGGCGCGATCGGCTGTGTCGAACAACGACAGGATAGAGCGGTCTTGCACCGCCGCC contains:
- a CDS encoding long-chain fatty acid--CoA ligase, which gives rise to MLGQMMNKPLLISSLIEHAQRFHGETEIVSVKTTGGLEQTSWGQVARNARALASALTNLGLDPQARCGTIAWNNRRHLEIYFGASGGGFVCHTINPRLFPEQLVYILNHAEDKVLFIDKTFVPLIAGIQDKLEHLEHVVLMEGTDEEAAAQLPGIKFYDDLIASGDPEFIWPDLDENTASSLCYTSGTTGNPKGVLYSHRSTVLHSFGINLADSIAITAKDVVLPVVPMFHVNAWGAPYACAMVGAAMVMPGPGLDGPSLVKLIDTNDVSLALGVPTIWLGLLNEADKIGSKLESLQRTVVGGSACPPSMMTAFREKYGVETIHAWGMTEMSPVGSINQLLAKHTKLPADAQNKLRENQGRPVFGVDLEILDDDGNPVAHDGVTQGDLVTKGYWILDSYFRKTRSETLNKDGWFDTGDVATMDPDGYVTIRDRSKDIIKSGGEWISSVELENIAIGHPHIADAAVIGARHEKWDERPILIAVKVEGQDPSEAEILSIFEDKIAKWQIPDRVVFTDALPRNATGKVLKRDLRESFGEVLING
- a CDS encoding glutathionylspermidine synthase family protein; this translates as MHRVELAERPHWRDHAKEVGFSFADMHGEPYWDETSVYAFSLDQIENDIEDPATALHGMCREAVDHILSSEELLEKLAIPEAHRDLIANSWKQGDPEIYGRFDLAYDGQGPAKLLEYNADTPTSLYESAAFQWQWLEDQLEAGNLPEGADQFNGIHEALVARFADVFETDSDLHFTAVAGNPEDYGTVEAMGWAAREAGLGAHYCDLDKIALSDDGQFLDDEDRRIAVLFKLYPWEDLLRDDYADHIEGSGCLFLEPAWKALLSNKGLLPVLWEMFEDHPNLLPAFFEQDVGEAMAGRGSVTGRAADAFDRARAGLARAHVRKPILSREGASVEIVKSGQIIESASNTEYAEHPRILQAYAPLPQFDGMRPVVGAWIIGQTCAGICLREDRSRITQDLSRFKPHYIAPYSG
- the queF gene encoding preQ(1) synthase; the protein is METIYSDLQQLGGKTELPASPEEAMLEKVANPQADVDYCVRFTAPEFTSLCPMTGQPDFAHLVIDYVPDQYLVESKSLKLYLGAFRNHGAFHEDCTVSIGRRLVELLSPRWLRIGGYWYPRGGIPIDVFWQTGETPKSVWIPDQGVPPYRGRG
- a CDS encoding SDR family oxidoreductase is translated as MNILVAGATGKTGIRVTEQLRKQGHTPIALVRDSSDTSALASDVVLRNGDLTNLTADACEGCDAVIFAAGSGGSTGPEMTDKVDRDGAKDLVDIAAKAGISRFVMLSSVGADNPDPDSELAHYLQAKHDADVHLQNSGLEYAILRPVALTDDAGNRNIIFGDKVDVKAEAARGDVAAALVDAVADPEWANQALRMQSA
- the queD gene encoding 6-carboxytetrahydropterin synthase QueD — its product is MYTITKEFHFSASHQLSHLPDGHQCARLHGHNYVVVVELRAKELNADGFIRDYGELKPLKTYIDETFDHRHLNDVLDFASTGENMARHLYEWCAQHWPETTAVKVSETPKTWAEYRP
- a CDS encoding type 1 glutamine amidotransferase domain-containing protein, with amino-acid sequence MKILMVLTSHDKLGDTGNKTGFWLEEFAAPYYVFKDAGAEITLASPKGGQPPLDPSSDADDAQTEPTKRFKSDDAAQKELANTEVLSSVSADGFDAIFYPGGHGPLWDLAEDKASINLIESFAASDRPVGAVCHAPAVFKHTKGTDDKPLVSGKTVTGFTNTEEEAVGLTDVVPFLVEDMLKTNGGTYKKGDDWASFVVTDGKLVTGQNPASSEEAAHKLLSLM
- the pgi gene encoding glucose-6-phosphate isomerase, producing the protein MTHFDDLIRMQAAVQDRSILSLFDTADRARTFSAQTGDMLFDFSKTNLDRDTMDALLALIDAADVPARRDAMFAGEKINETEDRAVLHTALRNLDGGAVMVDGADVMPGVHDTLDRMRRFADQIRSSDITDVVNIGIGGSDLGPAMAVQALSPYHDGPRCHFVSNVDGAHISDTLRGLDAKTTLVIVASKTFTTIETMTNARTARAWMTENGGDPAKQFAALSTAQDKTSDFGIDVDQVFGFEDWVGGRYSVWGPIGLSLMIAIGPRAFNAFLRGGQAMDRHFCAAAPHENMPMLLALVGIWHNQICGYATRAVLPYDQRLGQLPDYLQQLEMESNGKSTLMDGTTAPYNTGPVVWGAAGTNGQHAFYQLIHQGTRVIPCEFLIAANGHEPDLTHHHKLLIANCLAQSEALMRGRSLQEASEMMAAKGLTGAELDRQARHRVFPGNRPSTTLSYPLLDPFTLGQIIALYEHRVFVEGIILGINSYDQWGVELGKELATSLQPIVEGAAPATDKDGSTAALVAFIAKHAD
- the queC gene encoding 7-cyano-7-deazaguanine synthase QueC, translating into MKTIVICSGGLDSVSLAHMVAAKRKLTGLVSFDYGQRHRKELDYAALCAKRLDVPHDIIDMRGIGAALTGSALTDDVDVPDGHYAEETMRVTVVPNRNAIMLTVAYGIAAARGDQAVATAVHGGDHFIYPDCRPDFTQAFEFMQYMALDGYADVSLYTPFVHRSKADIVTEGQRHNTPFAETWSCYKGGEHHCGRCGTCVERREAFDLAGVADPTQYDDPDFWAEAIKRKILA
- the queE gene encoding 7-carboxy-7-deazaguanine synthase QueE, with the protein product MSQLRIAEVFGPTIQGEGALIGEPTVFVRTGGCDYRCAWCDSMHAVDPAFRHDWASMSTDAVWQEVQRLSDNTPLTVSLSGGNPAIQDFAPLIQLGQAAGYRFACETQGSIAKPWFGQLDCLVLSPKPPSSGETVDWAAFDRCVAAGETAAQTVMKIVIFDDADYDWARDAATRYPQLPLYLQPGNDEVDPSVAVDPQLLADKLLWLVDKTMADRWFTPRLLPQLHVLLWGNKRGV
- a CDS encoding acyl-CoA thioesterase gives rise to the protein MPTPQPLAMADQVRFSDLDTNNHVNNTVYFEWFERLRIRYTQSLVERGLIDSPGPRVVIRSGSIRYLQEMLERENYIVTCRCTSFRNTSYALAQEVWVGRELRATFECILVLLEPDGSGRYPLPERLKQYFEQTENARPEG
- a CDS encoding GNAT family N-acetyltransferase, with amino-acid sequence MTITTRPMDAADRSAWETLFAGYAAFYKVDQTPQMRETVFGWLMDAAHGSNCIVAQDDSGALVGFTHYRPFVSQLRAATNCFLDDLFVSAQARGTGAAQALIKAVETVAKANGWGTLRWITAEDNYRGRGAYDKLATRTGWVTYDIALKG
- a CDS encoding DUF1190 domain-containing protein, encoding MTKRSKRVAIAIIGATAFTLAGCRDEKIDAAAFPDVQSCKNEASFGGTFTAADCETSFAEAETLHVESAPRYNSLDVCEEQHGEGACGSEAQQTQGGSGGIFMPLLAGYLIGNMLGGRSGMAASQPMYKTADGKFTNAARTSTYSSNKGAAKLSTSQFTRPATTVGKTPMTRATASSRGGFGKVGSGRTGFGG